From Kineosporia succinea, the proteins below share one genomic window:
- a CDS encoding 5'-methylthioadenosine/S-adenosylhomocysteine nucleosidase family protein translates to MSLDIQTPQPVSPLAHPGPGEATLAILTALPEEFITTRLLLDEEWRAVTVPGDPGDYVLGSISSTRGRNSAGTTRHHVVLTLLTETGNDAAASSCAHLLRSFPTVTCVAMSGIAAGVPAPHAPARHVRLGDVVAGTWGVVDYDHVYDSDAGSTLRQPFPRPSTRLLRGAKVLAGGELIGDRPWEGILDRIIERGGPAFARPEPESDVLHSRSGLRIAHPALLESGHRPGRPKVHQGRIGSGDRALRSAARRDQLATRHDLRALEMEGKGMGDAAFSAGREWFVVRGISDYGDRHTSLRWRNYAAAASAAYLGALLSAVPTTPAR, encoded by the coding sequence ATGAGCCTCGACATCCAGACCCCGCAGCCGGTCTCCCCGCTCGCCCATCCCGGGCCGGGGGAAGCCACCCTGGCCATCCTCACCGCGTTGCCGGAAGAGTTCATCACCACTCGTCTCCTCCTGGACGAGGAGTGGCGGGCAGTCACCGTGCCCGGCGACCCGGGCGACTACGTCCTGGGCTCGATCTCCAGCACCCGCGGCAGGAACAGCGCCGGCACCACACGGCACCACGTCGTCCTGACGTTGCTGACCGAGACCGGCAACGACGCGGCCGCGAGTTCCTGCGCCCACCTCCTGCGCAGCTTCCCCACCGTCACGTGCGTCGCCATGAGCGGCATCGCCGCCGGAGTTCCCGCCCCTCACGCCCCGGCCCGGCACGTCCGCCTCGGCGACGTCGTCGCCGGCACCTGGGGCGTGGTGGACTACGACCACGTCTACGACAGCGACGCCGGCTCGACCCTGCGCCAGCCGTTCCCCCGCCCCTCCACCCGGCTCCTGCGCGGCGCGAAGGTCCTGGCCGGCGGCGAGCTGATCGGCGACCGGCCCTGGGAAGGCATCCTCGACCGGATCATCGAGCGCGGCGGCCCCGCCTTCGCCCGGCCCGAGCCGGAATCCGACGTCCTGCACTCACGTTCCGGCCTGCGCATCGCGCACCCCGCCCTTCTCGAGAGCGGGCATCGGCCCGGGCGGCCCAAGGTGCACCAGGGCCGCATCGGCAGCGGCGACCGGGCCCTGCGCAGCGCGGCCCGGCGCGACCAGCTGGCCACCCGCCACGATCTGCGGGCCCTGGAGATGGAAGGCAAGGGGATGGGGGACGCGGCCTTCTCAGCCGGACGGGAATGGTTCGTGGTGCGTGGGATCAGCGACTACGGCGACCGGCACACGAGCCTGCGCTGGCGCAACTACGCCGCCGCGGCCTCCGCCGCCTACCTCGGAGCCCTGCTGTCCGCGGTTCCCACCACGCCGGCCCGGTGA